The DNA region tttcataaAAGTAtgtttgtggatgtgtctaataaaaatgtcttttttataactgtgtttaatagaagtgtctttatagatatattttctggatgtgtctctttatatatatatatatttaaaatatattaattattagacacatctacgaacacacttccatgaaacacaaatataaataagagttggcagaagttggcagataatatgttggtaccctatacttttcctatctTTTACAACTATGAAAAGAGGTTTGTATAATTTTGTTAGGATGAAAAAGCACTTTTATCGACAAATTTATACAGAATTATTGTATATCgctcattttttaaataaaattttaggtAAAATTTTGCTAAAATTTATTAAATGGGTctaaatttatatacataaattctgGGGAAAAAAAAGGGACTCTTCATTATATATCTTGGCGggaaaaaaaataacacaataaACTAATTTGTATTTAGACAATTGAAAAGGTTCTAAAACCTTTTATTTCCGGTACATAATATATAACACAATAACTACCTTAGGAGTTACAATGATACCCAAAAAAGCAACATAAAATAGCCAAAATTATAAACTATAGTATCCAAGAACAAGGGACAACAAATAAACTAAGATAGCACTTGGACTTATTTGATTTGTGGATTAATTTTTTGGTGTGTTTCATGTGGTAGCATCCAAAGCCAAGATAGTACTGAGGTTCATTGGTTTCATGTAAGTTGTTGTACCTGACATAATCTCCTCCACAATAAGCCTATTAGCCTTTTCAGATGGATGAAAAGCATCCCAAAATGCATATAAGTTTCTGTTTGGGCATAAGTTTGAGAGTGGTGTGCATAATCCAATCCCATTATAAGGTCCTTGCCCACAGCATGCTACTTTTGATGTAACAAATCCTGCTCAATTCAACGGCATAAACATTTTGTGATTAACCTTTAATTCAGTATGTTAATTGATCAATAATATCATAAACATATTTATGGTGGCAATGATTCTATATAGCATATATTGGAAGAATTTGAAGATCTTTACCCTTGGCTAGGGTGGTGGAATTCTTTTTTATCTAAACTCTAATTCTCTATTCTTTACCCTTGTTTTTAAGAAATTATGTAAGAAGTTTAAATTATTAGTCTAGCTGTACTTTTTAGACCAATTATATTTAGAATAATGTTATATGATTaggaaatattattattttgaacaagTATTTGACTAATAATAATTTGCACCCATATAATCATATTAACAAAGATTTGCACAAAAAAAACACATATTGTGCATCTATATTTACCAAActttgtatatataaattaatacagtttatatctatattttttagaatttacacacataaattaataaattttatttattaaaaataacttagtgTCTATATTGACTAAATGCTGGCTAAAATTGCTAAAATCTGTTAGCCacaaaaattttttgttatatttattatttctaacgaataaaatatctatttttggtgtaaaaaaatttaaaatatctataCAATATCAttaaattatttgaaagacaAGGAATGTCATGAAACTATTCACAATATAGTTACATTTAAAATGATTGTTTTTGAAAAACTACGAGAGAAGCTCAAATGATTAGACAACCTTATTGTATTTTTTAGACTAATTATGTTCATtgtttctaatatatatatatacggtgGAAACTTAGATGCaattaattttatgtgaaattgataattgagagttgttagatgaaaatttagtcaaattatttaattattctcaactattaattttatgtaaaattgattGTAACCGAATttttacctatatatatatatatatatttaacttcACGTAAAAATATCTGCAAGCGAGTTTTCAAGTAGTTATGAAGAAAGAATTACCAAATTGGGCGGGGTTGCTAACGAAGTTATTATGCATTTGTGCAGTATTAACAGCAATGAAAACATCCCTTCCGAGTTTGCGATTGAGTTGCTGAAGCATGGATTCAAGTTGAGGGTTGAACAAGGAAGCAGCACGTTGCAGATCAGTGGCACATTGACCATTTCTACCACGCTGTGCcaattcagaaggaacacaaccCAATGGACCCGTCCCTGTCACAAGAACTCTCCGGGCTCCCAAATCATAGAGTCTCTGCAAAAGCTTTTGGTACTCGGAGATGAGGTACTTGACATATTGAGGAAGTGGATACTGGCGAGATCTTGCAGAATAGGGAACCAAGTAGTAGTTGTTAACAAAATCATTGCCTCCTACGGTCATGAGAACCAGTGCTTGGTTGACGAGTTCTTTTGCCCCTGTTGCTCCTATCACCCCACTCACACGTCTTTGGTATTCTCTGAAATACTCTAGCTGCTGGTACATTCTGATTATGTTTACCTACATTCATACATTAAGTAATTGCATGTCCAACTTTAGTGTTTAGATGGTAACTTAATATGAAAGTTTATATTCTTAAGTAGTATAATAATTTTAAGGAGAAGTAtaaggagccaatgaaatatctGTACAATGtttacaatggaggtttagggatgTTCAATTCAGTAgaatatcagatgtttattatttCTGGTACCCAAATAGTTATTTTGGATAGTATGGGTGTATTGTGTTTAAGAAATTAATAGTATTTTACTTTGGATGTTcaatttttaactcatattggatTAAATAAATAgctcattatacacattgtacaaatactctATTTGCTATAAAATAGGTCgtgtatatactaaaaattagtcattaaatcaattattatatatatatatataatttaacattttttatgtgtattttatactcaaatatattattctatataagtagttaattttttatgtatatctaACATAATTGTTTCAAAATATATAAAGATATATATACTTAAAAggctttgaaaattattttgattcagttttttaaaaatttaattaaaaatgagaCAATTTTGTTTTTGTAGAGATTGAATTTTGCTATAGCTATTTTATACTTCTTTTAAGAAATAATTGTTCACATATTTTCATAAATTCGAATCAAATGCACAAACAAATAgctaaatatgaaaattttgaataCTATTTTGTGGTGGCTTAATTTAATTAGTTCATTGCCAAAATAATAAACCAACTTACAAACTGAATTCCGGTGTCATTAAGGATTCCGATTCCGGCGGAGGCGAAGTTGGCGCCAACTAGAAGCCTCTGCCCGTTTAGTTCCGGGCTCAAGTATGGCAAAGGTGACTCAGGTGAACCAATTCGCTGACCTAAAAGTCCCAAATAACCAAATCAAATTAATACCTAATaagataataatagataaaaaaaataatatgaaaatttaGGTGCggttaattttatgtgaaattgatagttgagaatTGTTAAATGATTTGACAGATTTGACTACATTGTTATCTAAGGATTCTCATttatcaatttcacatgaatTCAACTGTACCTGAATTTCTACCTAAAAGAAGTAACAATTAAGAAGAATCTATGAAATAGGAAAAGAATGTAACTGATAAGATCAGGAATATTGTATCCATTGGAGAATCTTCCAGTTGGTCTACGAGTTGGGTAATCAATTCCATAAGGAGGAGCATCAGCGCGTGCAGTGGTAGCCAAGTAATTGTTGTTTCCACTATCAA from Arachis hypogaea cultivar Tifrunner chromosome 10, arahy.Tifrunner.gnm2.J5K5, whole genome shotgun sequence includes:
- the LOC112716724 gene encoding GDSL esterase/lipase At5g18430, yielding MAITLSNFVPLTSKTLILVMVLVVGVIVNGSEARPNNNNNNRPKAFFVFGDSLVDSGNNNYLATTARADAPPYGIDYPTRRPTGRFSNGYNIPDLISQRIGSPESPLPYLSPELNGQRLLVGANFASAGIGILNDTGIQFVNIIRMYQQLEYFREYQRRVSGVIGATGAKELVNQALVLMTVGGNDFVNNYYLVPYSARSRQYPLPQYVKYLISEYQKLLQRLYDLGARRVLVTGTGPLGCVPSELAQRGRNGQCATDLQRAASLFNPQLESMLQQLNRKLGRDVFIAVNTAQMHNNFVSNPAQFGFVTSKVACCGQGPYNGIGLCTPLSNLCPNRNLYAFWDAFHPSEKANRLIVEEIMSGTTTYMKPMNLSTILALDATT